The Pseudomonas rhizosphaerae genomic sequence TCGGCCTGCAGGACATGATGTTCAAGGCCAAGCAGGCGGCGGATGCCACCCGCGAGCCGTTCACCTTCTTCCTCGCAGTGGCGGCGATGTACCTGGTGATCACCAGCGTGTCGCTGCTGTTGCTGCGCGCCCTGGAAAAACGCTACTCGGTGGGCATCAAGGCGGCTGAACTATGATCTTCGATTACAACGTCGTCTGGGACAGCCTGCCGCTGTACCTCAGTGGCATGCTGGAAACCCTGAAGCTGCTGGCGATTTCACTGTTCTTCGGCCTGCTGGCGGCGCTGCCGCTGGGGTTGATGCGGGTGTCCCGGCAGCCGCTGGTCAATGGCATTGCGTGGCTTTATACCTATGTGATTCGTGGCACGCCGATGCTCGTGCAACTGTTCCTGATCTACTACGGACTGGCCCAGTTCGAGGCCGTGCGCAACAGTGTGCTGTGGCCATGGCTGTCGAGTGCCACGTTCTGCGCCTGCCTGGCGTTCGCCATCAACACCAGTGCCTACACCGCCGAGATCATTGCCGGCAGCCTGCGTGCCACACCGCCGGGCGAGATCGAGGCGGCCAGGGCGATGGGCATGTCCAAGGCCGGGATGTACC encodes the following:
- a CDS encoding ABC transporter permease, giving the protein MIFDYNVVWDSLPLYLSGMLETLKLLAISLFFGLLAALPLGLMRVSRQPLVNGIAWLYTYVIRGTPMLVQLFLIYYGLAQFEAVRNSVLWPWLSSATFCACLAFAINTSAYTAEIIAGSLRATPPGEIEAARAMGMSKAGMYRRILLPSALRRALPQYSNEVIMMLQTTSLASIVTLIDITGAARTVNAQYYLPFEAYITAGVCYLCLTFILVRLFKLAERRWLAYLAPRRH